A portion of the Lolium rigidum isolate FL_2022 chromosome 1, APGP_CSIRO_Lrig_0.1, whole genome shotgun sequence genome contains these proteins:
- the LOC124701466 gene encoding homeobox protein knotted-1-like 11 isoform X2, which produces MAYHYHQDHALGMDPASAAAAAAAAAAAGNPSFAPVGGAGGGGWEREKAAIEAHPLYERLLEAHVACLRVATPVDQLPRIDAQIAARAPPPLPHPAGAPAGGEELDLFMTHYVLLLCSFKEQLQQHVRVHAMEAVMACWELEQTLQSLTGASPGEGTGATMSDDEDNPVDSESNMYEGNDVSDGMGFGMLTEGERSLVERVRQELKHELKQGYREKLVDIREEILRKRRAGKLPGDTASTLKAWWQAHAKWPYPTEEDKARLVQETGLQLKQINNWFINQRKRNWHSNPTSSSSDKSKRKR; this is translated from the exons ATGGCGTACCACTACCACCAGGACCACGCGCTGGGGATGGACCCCgcgtctgcggcggcggcggcggcggcggcggcggcggcggggaacccTAGCTTCGCGCCGGTTggcggcgcgggaggcggcgggtgGGAGCGGGAGAAGGCGGCCATCGAGGCGCACCCGCTGTACGAGCGGCTCCTGGAGGCGCACGTCGCCTGCCTCCGCGTCGCCACGCCCGTCGACCAGCTGCCCCGCATCGACGCGCAGATTGCCGCGCGCGCGCCCCCGCCCTTGCCCCACCCCGCCGGCGCGCCCGCGGGAGGCGAGGAGCTCGACCTCTTCATG ACACATTACGTGCTGCTGCTCTGTTCGTTCAAGGAACAGCTCCAGCAGCACGTGCGCGTTCATGCCATGGAGGCGGTGATGGCTTGCTGGGAGCTCGAGCAAACTTTGCAGAGCCTTACAG GGGCATCTCCTGGTGAAGGCACCGGGGCAACTATGTCTGATGATGAAGACAATCCGGTCGACAGTGAGAGCAACATGTATGAGGGAAATGATGTGTCAGATGGTATGGGCTTTGGAATGCTAACCGAGGGTGAGAGATCATTGGTTGAGCGTGTAAGGCAGGAGCTGAAGCACGAGCTTAAACAG GGGTACAGAGAAAAGCTTGTGGACATTAGGGAAGAGATACTTCGCAAGCGAAGGGCCGGAAAACTCCCAGGAGACACAGCGTCTACTCTGAAAGCCTGGTGGCAAGCTCATGCAAAATGGCCATACCCGACT GAGGAGGACAAGGCCCGCCTGGTGCAGGAAACAGGGCTGCAACTGAAGCAGATCAACAATTGGTTCATCAACCAACGCAAGCGCAACTGGCACAGCAACCCCACCTCATCCTCATCAGACAAGAGCAAGAGAAAAAG GTGA
- the LOC124701466 gene encoding homeobox protein knotted-1-like 11 isoform X1: MAYHYHQDHALGMDPASAAAAAAAAAAAGNPSFAPVGGAGGGGWEREKAAIEAHPLYERLLEAHVACLRVATPVDQLPRIDAQIAARAPPPLPHPAGAPAGGEELDLFMTHYVLLLCSFKEQLQQHVRVHAMEAVMACWELEQTLQSLTGASPGEGTGATMSDDEDNPVDSESNMYEGNDVSDGMGFGMLTEGERSLVERVRQELKHELKQGYREKLVDIREEILRKRRAGKLPGDTASTLKAWWQAHAKWPYPTEEDKARLVQETGLQLKQINNWFINQRKRNWHSNPTSSSSDKSKRKRNNAGDGNAEQSW, from the exons ATGGCGTACCACTACCACCAGGACCACGCGCTGGGGATGGACCCCgcgtctgcggcggcggcggcggcggcggcggcggcggcggggaacccTAGCTTCGCGCCGGTTggcggcgcgggaggcggcgggtgGGAGCGGGAGAAGGCGGCCATCGAGGCGCACCCGCTGTACGAGCGGCTCCTGGAGGCGCACGTCGCCTGCCTCCGCGTCGCCACGCCCGTCGACCAGCTGCCCCGCATCGACGCGCAGATTGCCGCGCGCGCGCCCCCGCCCTTGCCCCACCCCGCCGGCGCGCCCGCGGGAGGCGAGGAGCTCGACCTCTTCATG ACACATTACGTGCTGCTGCTCTGTTCGTTCAAGGAACAGCTCCAGCAGCACGTGCGCGTTCATGCCATGGAGGCGGTGATGGCTTGCTGGGAGCTCGAGCAAACTTTGCAGAGCCTTACAG GGGCATCTCCTGGTGAAGGCACCGGGGCAACTATGTCTGATGATGAAGACAATCCGGTCGACAGTGAGAGCAACATGTATGAGGGAAATGATGTGTCAGATGGTATGGGCTTTGGAATGCTAACCGAGGGTGAGAGATCATTGGTTGAGCGTGTAAGGCAGGAGCTGAAGCACGAGCTTAAACAG GGGTACAGAGAAAAGCTTGTGGACATTAGGGAAGAGATACTTCGCAAGCGAAGGGCCGGAAAACTCCCAGGAGACACAGCGTCTACTCTGAAAGCCTGGTGGCAAGCTCATGCAAAATGGCCATACCCGACT GAGGAGGACAAGGCCCGCCTGGTGCAGGAAACAGGGCTGCAACTGAAGCAGATCAACAATTGGTTCATCAACCAACGCAAGCGCAACTGGCACAGCAACCCCACCTCATCCTCATCAGACAAGAGCAAGAGAAAAAG AAACAATGCAGGTGATGGCAATGCCGAGCAGTCTTGGTAG